One region of Citrus sinensis cultivar Valencia sweet orange chromosome 6, DVS_A1.0, whole genome shotgun sequence genomic DNA includes:
- the LOC107178777 gene encoding uncharacterized protein LOC107178777, whose translation MQQEYGVQLTYQHAYRAREVGLEIVRGNPAESYNLLPKYSHVLTQTNEDDTHLKGLYRGSMFVATCLDGNNQLYSLAIGVMDSENNDAWEWFMMKLHGVIGDRPELVIISDRCTAIRRAVLKVFHNATHGVSKVYGHEEFKRQLEGLWMIHSGVADYLENNVAKTYGYEEFKRQLEGLWMIHLGAVDYLENNVGTCNWARSQFEGRRYSILTTNIAESVNSFMRELQKFPVTHLVDYFRKILQQWFYDRKIMTESMSTRLTTWADEIVTERRTIAERMIVRPVSPHRFQVVGGGNKEDFYSTKTLAMAYAQPVEPVGDVADWEVPDEIREMQVYPPVEAPPPGRRKDLRIPSAGEDVNRKTVRCGRCHELGHNRKRCKNLIASTRS comes from the exons ATGCAACAGGAATATGGTGTTCAGTTAACATACCAGCATGCATATCGGGCGAGAGAAGTTGGTCTTGAAATAGTTCGAGGCAACCCTGCAGAGTCATACAACTTGCTCCCTAAATACTCTCACGTACTAACTCAAACGAATGAGG ATGATACTCATCTCAAGGGGCTATATCGTGGAAGCATGTTCGTAGCAACATGTCTTGATGGTAACAATCAATTGTATTCGTTAGCCATTGGGGTCATGGATTCAGAAAACAATGATGCTTGGGAATGGTTTATGATGAAGTTACATGGAGTGATTGGCGATAGACCTGAGTTGGTAATAATCTCTGATCGGTGCACTGCCATAAGGAGAGCCGTTCTTAAAGTATTTCACAATGCAACtcatggcgttt CAAAAGTATATGGCCACGAGGAATTTAAAAGACAACTTGAAGGGTTGTGGATGATCCACTCGGGTGTGGCTGATtacttagaaaataatgtcg CAAAAACATATGGCTACGAGGAATTTAAAAGACAACTTGAAGGGTTGTGGATGATCCACTTGGGTGCGGTTGATtacttagaaaataatgtcgGTACGTGTAATTGGGCAAGGTCTCAGTTTGAAGGTAGGAGGTACAGCATACTTACCACTAACATCGCGGAGAGTGTTAATTCTTTCATGAGGGAACTGCAAAAATTTCCTGttactcatcttgttgatTACTTTAGGAAAATATTGCagcaatggttttatgatagaaaaattatgaCTGAATCAATGAGTACTCGGCTAACAACATGGGCAGATGAAATAGTCACTGAGAGGAGAACTATAGCTGAAAGAATGATAGTTCGGCCGGTGTCTCCGCATCGATTTCAAGTTGTAGGTGGTGGGAATAAGGAAG ACTTTTATAGTACAAAAACGTTGGCAATGGCTTATGCACAACCAGTGGAGCCAGTTGGCGACGTGGCTGATTGGGAAGTTCCAGATGAAATTCGGGAGATGCAAGTATACCCACCAGTTGAGGCACCACCACCTGGCCGTCGTAAAGATCTCAGAATACCTTCGGCTGGTGAGGACGTTAATCGGAAGACTGTTAGATGCGGGCGGTGTCATGAACTAGGGCATAATCGTAAGCGATGTAAGAATCTCATTGCGTCGACTCGAAGTTAG